In the Actinomycetota bacterium genome, one interval contains:
- a CDS encoding NADH-quinone oxidoreductase subunit K, producing MGLQAALVIAAALIGVGVYGVLSQQTFVMIMMGFELAINGVMLAGAAFWAYSTGGPPQGQVLVIIAMLVMAVEAAMGFALVIAVYRARQVDMTEGIDTLKG from the coding sequence TTGGGACTGCAGGCTGCGCTGGTCATCGCCGCCGCGCTCATCGGCGTGGGCGTCTACGGCGTGCTGTCGCAGCAGACCTTCGTGATGATCATGATGGGCTTCGAGCTCGCGATCAACGGGGTGATGCTGGCCGGCGCGGCCTTCTGGGCCTACTCGACCGGTGGCCCTCCCCAGGGACAGGTGCTGGTCATCATCGCGATGCTGGTCATGGCGGTCGAGGCTGCCATGGGCTTCGCGCTGGTCATCGCCGTCTACCGCGCCCGTCAGGTCGACATGACCGAGGGCATCGACACGCTGAAGGGCTGA
- a CDS encoding NADH-quinone oxidoreductase subunit M, translating into MLTAAVLVPLVGAIALALWPRASERTARGVGVVTTLVPLVLLIVTWGRFEAGASDPFQLVERIEWIPQLGASFAFGVDGIGLAVAATAALLFVVAVVYPADTRGRPRQYVAWFLFLDAVSLGLFLTVDLLLFYVFFDLSLVGMYFLISSWGHGDPKRAALKFFLYTLAGSLVMLLGVLAIYLGTEPRTFDMAEVIAQQPLAGEATRAGLALLALMIGLGIKSPVVPFHTWLPPAHVDAPGPASTILAGVLLKMGTFGMIRLPYAMLRDSFQRWAFVIAVVAVISIVYGALVAFGQRDLKRRIAYTSVNHMGYTVLGVAAAGALIGGDEAARELALTGATVEMVAHGLITGALFLIAGSFWQRGGEYDLDAYGGLAGQAPKLAGATTIAAFASLGLPGLAGFVAEFHVFVGTFSVFPVLAAVGLLGILITAALFLQVLQELFLGDLPDRWRGFPDLVPREVSALGVLLALTVLIGVWPGWLLDVVRDGTAWLVGS; encoded by the coding sequence ATGCTCACCGCTGCCGTCCTGGTCCCGCTGGTCGGGGCGATCGCGTTGGCGCTGTGGCCCCGCGCGTCCGAACGCACCGCGCGGGGAGTCGGGGTGGTCACGACACTCGTCCCGCTGGTGCTGCTGATCGTGACGTGGGGCCGCTTCGAAGCCGGCGCGAGCGACCCGTTCCAGCTGGTCGAGCGGATCGAGTGGATCCCTCAGCTCGGTGCGTCGTTCGCCTTCGGCGTCGACGGCATCGGCCTCGCCGTGGCCGCGACCGCAGCGCTCCTCTTCGTCGTCGCGGTCGTCTACCCCGCCGACACCCGGGGGCGCCCACGACAGTACGTGGCATGGTTCCTCTTCCTCGACGCGGTCTCGCTCGGCCTGTTCCTCACGGTCGACCTGCTGCTGTTCTACGTCTTCTTCGACCTGTCGCTGGTCGGGATGTACTTCCTGATCTCGTCGTGGGGGCATGGCGATCCCAAGCGCGCGGCGTTGAAGTTCTTCCTCTACACGCTGGCCGGATCGCTGGTGATGCTGTTGGGGGTGCTGGCCATCTACCTGGGTACCGAGCCGCGCACGTTCGACATGGCCGAGGTGATCGCCCAGCAGCCGCTCGCGGGTGAGGCGACCCGGGCCGGGCTCGCACTGCTCGCGCTCATGATCGGTCTGGGCATCAAGTCGCCGGTGGTGCCGTTCCACACCTGGCTGCCGCCTGCCCACGTCGACGCGCCCGGTCCCGCGTCGACCATCCTCGCGGGCGTGCTGCTGAAGATGGGGACGTTCGGGATGATCCGCCTCCCCTACGCCATGCTGCGCGACAGCTTCCAGCGTTGGGCCTTCGTCATCGCCGTCGTGGCGGTGATCTCGATCGTGTACGGGGCGCTGGTCGCGTTCGGGCAACGCGACCTCAAGCGGCGCATCGCCTACACGTCGGTCAACCACATGGGCTACACGGTCCTGGGTGTCGCGGCGGCCGGTGCCTTGATCGGGGGTGACGAGGCCGCACGAGAGCTCGCGCTGACCGGCGCGACGGTCGAGATGGTCGCGCACGGGCTGATCACCGGAGCGCTGTTCCTCATCGCGGGCTCGTTCTGGCAGCGGGGCGGGGAGTACGACCTCGACGCGTACGGCGGGCTCGCCGGTCAGGCACCCAAGCTCGCCGGCGCCACGACCATCGCGGCTTTCGCCAGCCTCGGGCTGCCCGGACTGGCGGGGTTCGTCGCCGAGTTCCACGTCTTCGTCGGGACCTTCTCGGTGTTCCCGGTGCTCGCTGCCGTCGGCCTGCTGGGCATCCTGATCACCGCCGCCCTGTTCCTCCAGGTGCTCCAGGAGCTGTTCCTCGGGGACCTGCCCGACCGGTGGCGTGGGTTCCCCGATCTCGTCCCCCGCGAGGTGTCTGCCCTCGGGGTGCTGCTCGCGCTGACGGTCCTGATCGGAGTCTGGCCGGGGTGGCTGCTCGACGTGGTCCGTGACGGAACGGCGTGGCTCGTGGGGTCGTGA
- a CDS encoding NADH-quinone oxidoreductase subunit N: MPVEHVVPEIAVVIGAAVVLVVAMFTRRARQWVNAPLALLTLAAAAGFTIDVAINGSPLTTMHASWAVDPVTHAARLTILGATAIAVVLAPEWLRRDPRHGEYYGVLLLSALGAMLMAGAADTMELVLGLLLASITGYTLAAYHRGSAASVEAGMKFFLVGGLANVALITGVVLLFGVTGTTGYEHAAMALDGASRPVLVTAVTLITVGLAFELGAIPAHTWMPDVAEGAPAPAAAFLTVVPKIGALVGLARLLSILPEPQVGWRPLVAVIAVMTMTLGNLAALWQDDVRRLLGWSSVSQSGYGLMAIVAIGHSDRAIPALITFLIAYALANLAAFGVVVELRGRTAIADYDGLARARPWLAAVLVVAFLSLVGIPPLAGFVAKLELFTATIDAGYAWLAIAAVLNTVVSLFYYLRVLGPAYTAEAPRAVPVLGRWAGIGAGVAAAGLLTVGLLAGPVSRGLEGAPLLP, translated from the coding sequence ATGCCGGTCGAGCACGTCGTCCCCGAGATCGCGGTCGTGATCGGTGCCGCGGTCGTGCTCGTGGTCGCCATGTTCACTCGGCGTGCCCGGCAGTGGGTGAACGCCCCGCTGGCGCTCCTGACGCTGGCTGCCGCCGCCGGGTTCACGATCGACGTCGCGATCAACGGCTCGCCCCTCACGACGATGCACGCTTCGTGGGCGGTGGATCCCGTGACCCACGCAGCCCGGCTGACCATCCTCGGCGCCACCGCGATCGCGGTCGTGCTCGCCCCGGAGTGGTTGCGACGCGACCCGCGTCACGGGGAGTACTACGGCGTGCTGCTGCTGTCGGCCCTCGGGGCGATGCTGATGGCTGGCGCCGCCGACACGATGGAGCTCGTCCTCGGACTGCTGCTCGCGTCGATCACGGGCTACACGCTCGCCGCCTACCACCGTGGATCGGCGGCATCGGTCGAGGCTGGGATGAAGTTCTTCCTCGTCGGGGGCCTGGCCAACGTCGCCCTCATCACCGGGGTCGTGCTGCTGTTCGGCGTCACCGGGACGACGGGGTACGAGCACGCGGCCATGGCGCTCGACGGAGCCTCCCGACCGGTGCTCGTGACCGCCGTCACGCTCATCACCGTCGGCCTCGCGTTCGAGCTCGGAGCCATCCCGGCGCACACGTGGATGCCCGACGTCGCCGAAGGCGCGCCAGCACCGGCAGCGGCGTTCCTGACCGTCGTGCCGAAGATCGGCGCGCTGGTCGGTCTCGCCCGCCTGCTGTCGATCCTGCCCGAGCCGCAGGTGGGGTGGCGGCCCCTGGTCGCCGTCATCGCGGTCATGACGATGACCCTCGGGAACCTCGCCGCGCTGTGGCAGGACGACGTCCGACGGCTGCTCGGCTGGTCCTCGGTCTCCCAGTCGGGCTACGGGCTGATGGCGATCGTCGCCATCGGGCACAGCGATCGCGCCATCCCGGCTCTCATCACGTTCCTGATCGCGTACGCGCTCGCGAACCTCGCGGCCTTCGGCGTGGTCGTCGAGCTGCGTGGCCGCACCGCCATCGCCGACTACGACGGGCTCGCCCGGGCCCGGCCATGGCTGGCAGCCGTCCTCGTGGTCGCGTTCCTGTCGCTGGTGGGGATCCCGCCGTTGGCAGGCTTCGTCGCCAAGCTGGAGCTGTTCACCGCCACCATCGACGCGGGCTACGCGTGGCTGGCGATCGCCGCCGTGCTGAACACCGTCGTCTCGCTGTTCTACTACCTGCGCGTCCTCGGGCCGGCCTACACCGCCGAGGCGCCTCGCGCCGTCCCGGTGCTGGGGCGCTGGGCCGGCATCGGGGCGGGCGTGGCCGCCGCGGGGCTGCTCACCGTGGGGCTGCTCGCCGGGCCGGTCTCGCGTGGCCTCGAGGGCGCACCGCTGCTCCCCTGA
- a CDS encoding NADH-quinone oxidoreductase subunit A: MLAGFLSAAVVLVASLGLLGTASQWRRITDPTAIPWSETVPVLGGHEPATHAWSRFHARYYPMTLVLIAFEMEMMFMYPWAVVYVREGVKALVEMGMFLAILSLGVLYAWREGALRWQ; this comes from the coding sequence GTGCTCGCAGGCTTCCTCAGCGCGGCGGTTGTACTGGTGGCCTCACTGGGCCTGCTCGGCACGGCGTCGCAGTGGCGCCGCATCACCGACCCCACCGCGATCCCCTGGTCGGAGACCGTCCCGGTGCTCGGCGGCCACGAGCCTGCCACCCACGCGTGGTCGCGCTTCCACGCGCGCTACTACCCGATGACCCTCGTCCTCATCGCGTTCGAGATGGAGATGATGTTCATGTACCCGTGGGCGGTCGTCTACGTCCGCGAGGGAGTCAAGGCGCTGGTCGAGATGGGGATGTTCCTGGCGATCCTGTCGCTGGGGGTGCTCTACGCGTGGCGTGAAGGAGCCCTTCGGTGGCAGTGA
- a CDS encoding 1-phosphofructokinase family hexose kinase: MPSIVTLTLNPTVDASTEVGRVTANEKLRCESMRYEPGGGGINVARVVARLGLDVTAVFLAGGATGRQLRELLEDETGIDALPVDIDGSTRLNVHVDEHESGDQYRFVMPGPEVTAEEYETAVDAALQTSPDILVASGSLPPGVSDDALAEVAKRTRETPTRLIVDTSGPALEAVAGAGVYLLKPNATELRDLWGGDLEDDDLEAAARRLAERGAADVIVLSLGSGGAYLATSDGGRHLRAPTVPIESRVGAGDSMVAGIAVGLVRGWEVTDAVRLGLAAGAAAVMTPGTELARADDIERLYRRGTD; this comes from the coding sequence GTGCCCAGCATCGTGACCTTGACCCTGAACCCGACCGTCGACGCCAGCACCGAGGTCGGCCGGGTCACCGCGAACGAGAAGTTGCGCTGCGAGTCGATGCGCTACGAACCCGGTGGTGGCGGCATCAACGTGGCGCGAGTCGTTGCGCGACTCGGTCTTGACGTCACGGCCGTGTTCCTCGCCGGGGGTGCGACAGGCCGGCAGCTACGCGAGCTGCTCGAGGACGAGACCGGCATCGACGCCCTCCCCGTGGACATCGATGGGTCAACCCGACTCAACGTGCATGTCGACGAGCACGAGAGCGGCGACCAGTACCGGTTCGTCATGCCGGGTCCCGAGGTGACGGCAGAGGAGTACGAGACAGCCGTGGACGCCGCGCTGCAGACGTCCCCCGACATCCTGGTCGCCTCCGGGAGCCTGCCCCCGGGTGTCTCCGACGATGCCCTGGCCGAGGTAGCGAAACGGACGCGCGAGACACCGACCCGCTTGATCGTCGACACGTCCGGACCAGCTCTCGAAGCCGTGGCGGGAGCAGGGGTCTACCTGCTGAAGCCCAACGCGACGGAGCTGCGCGACCTGTGGGGGGGTGACCTCGAGGACGACGACCTCGAGGCGGCCGCCCGCCGCCTCGCCGAGCGGGGCGCCGCGGACGTCATCGTGCTGTCCCTCGGTTCCGGCGGCGCCTACCTCGCCACCAGCGACGGAGGCAGACACCTACGCGCCCCGACCGTCCCGATCGAGAGCCGCGTCGGAGCAGGCGACAGCATGGTCGCCGGGATCGCCGTCGGGCTCGTCCGCGGCTGGGAGGTCACCGACGCCGTTCGGCTCGGGCTCGCCGCCGGGGCCGCGGCGGTGATGACACCTGGCACCGAACTCGCGCGTGCTGACGACATCGAACGCCTGTACCGACGTGGGACCGACTGA
- a CDS encoding NADH-quinone oxidoreductase subunit L, producing MTWMLVLLPLLAGPLTWWASGRVAEDRRRVFLASVGGTTLVVTTAVGVAVAVQRPSSVAELGEGWRLVHDVTPLAGIVAVLVPVVALLVVVYAAAHEQARGLGRLIGGLVAFVGAMELIVVAGDLLTLLIGWELVGAVSWGLIAQDWRDPTVPRQAAHAFNATRLGDLGLFVAAGAALAGVGTLDYDGLGTLSGGELHVVVAGVILAATAKSAQGPFAPWLFSAMAGPSSVSALLHSATMVAAGAYLLARLHPVLDRADWFGPTTIGIGLATALAGGAVAALQTHTKKLLAASTSAQYGLMFVAVGGGFPAAATAHLVTHAVFKSLLFLVAGIAIVVTGSATLGRHRLGSHLPIVAGASLVGALALAAVPPLGAAWTKEEVVAAGGHHAPWLAVAVAIAGGLSALYAARFHLLSYGPTQGGLRDLGRPSRSERGAVVALAAASIGLGVLLIPGSAEAVSDLFDAPLPPGEPWELALSLLLVAAGMWTAAVADRRDRLGSLGMTGATSQAADWLGLPTLTRRAVDGALRLAAAAARFDDRIVDAGVRVAAAVGVGLSWLLAGPGAWNLPRKGVRRGVEPSVDRVVHGAAAAVRWLADRASVLIELVVDGVVEGTATGVGVAGRDLRRLQTGQVHHYYVLIVVGLGLLVAVAAIWR from the coding sequence GTGACCTGGATGCTCGTGCTGCTGCCGCTGCTCGCGGGCCCGCTCACCTGGTGGGCCTCCGGGCGCGTCGCGGAGGACCGACGCCGTGTCTTCTTGGCGTCCGTCGGTGGGACGACGCTCGTCGTCACGACGGCCGTTGGTGTCGCGGTCGCGGTGCAGCGTCCGAGCAGCGTGGCCGAGCTCGGGGAGGGATGGCGGCTCGTCCACGACGTCACACCGCTGGCCGGCATCGTCGCGGTGCTGGTGCCGGTGGTCGCGCTGCTCGTCGTGGTGTACGCCGCGGCTCACGAGCAGGCACGCGGGCTCGGTCGCCTGATCGGTGGCCTGGTCGCGTTCGTCGGGGCGATGGAGCTGATCGTCGTCGCGGGCGACCTCCTGACGCTGCTGATCGGCTGGGAGCTCGTCGGGGCGGTCTCGTGGGGACTGATCGCGCAGGACTGGCGCGACCCGACCGTCCCACGTCAGGCCGCGCACGCGTTCAACGCGACCCGCCTGGGCGACCTGGGGCTGTTCGTCGCCGCGGGTGCGGCGCTCGCGGGGGTCGGAACCCTCGACTACGACGGGCTCGGAACGCTGTCGGGTGGTGAGCTGCACGTCGTCGTAGCCGGTGTGATCCTCGCCGCCACCGCGAAATCGGCGCAGGGGCCGTTCGCACCCTGGCTGTTCTCGGCGATGGCCGGTCCCAGCTCGGTGTCGGCACTGCTGCACTCCGCGACGATGGTGGCGGCCGGGGCGTACCTGCTGGCACGCCTCCACCCGGTCCTCGACCGAGCCGACTGGTTCGGGCCGACGACGATCGGCATCGGACTCGCGACCGCGCTGGCCGGAGGAGCTGTCGCCGCGCTCCAGACCCACACCAAGAAGCTGCTCGCCGCCTCGACGTCGGCGCAGTACGGGTTGATGTTCGTGGCCGTTGGTGGCGGCTTCCCTGCCGCTGCGACCGCGCACCTGGTCACCCACGCGGTGTTCAAGTCCCTGCTCTTCCTGGTCGCGGGCATCGCGATCGTGGTCACGGGCAGTGCCACGCTGGGACGCCACCGGCTCGGCTCGCACCTACCGATCGTTGCGGGGGCCTCACTCGTCGGTGCGCTGGCGCTGGCCGCGGTCCCTCCCCTCGGCGCGGCGTGGACCAAGGAGGAGGTGGTCGCGGCCGGCGGTCACCACGCCCCGTGGCTCGCCGTCGCGGTGGCGATCGCGGGGGGACTGTCGGCGCTCTACGCCGCACGGTTCCACCTGCTGTCGTACGGACCGACCCAGGGCGGTCTGCGCGATCTCGGTCGGCCGTCGCGTAGCGAGCGGGGCGCCGTCGTCGCCCTCGCGGCCGCGTCGATCGGGCTGGGTGTGCTGCTCATCCCGGGCTCGGCTGAAGCCGTGTCCGACCTGTTCGACGCCCCGCTGCCACCTGGCGAACCCTGGGAGCTCGCGCTGTCGCTGCTCCTCGTCGCGGCGGGCATGTGGACCGCAGCCGTCGCCGACCGGCGCGACCGGCTCGGCAGCCTCGGCATGACCGGGGCCACCTCGCAGGCTGCGGACTGGCTCGGCCTGCCCACACTGACCCGCCGTGCGGTCGACGGTGCGCTGCGTCTGGCAGCGGCCGCGGCGCGGTTCGACGACCGCATCGTTGATGCCGGCGTGCGCGTCGCGGCGGCCGTCGGCGTCGGTCTGTCGTGGCTCCTCGCGGGACCGGGCGCCTGGAACCTGCCCCGGAAGGGCGTGCGGCGGGGTGTCGAACCCAGCGTTGACCGGGTCGTTCACGGGGCCGCCGCGGCGGTCCGGTGGCTCGCGGACCGCGCCTCGGTGCTGATCGAGCTCGTCGTCGACGGCGTGGTCGAGGGGACCGCGACTGGCGTCGGGGTCGCGGGGCGTGATCTCCGACGGCTCCAGACGGGACAGGTCCACCACTACTACGTGTTGATCGTCGTCGGTCTCGGGCTGCTCGTGGCCGTGGCCGCCATCTGGAGGTAG
- a CDS encoding NAD(P)-binding domain-containing protein — MRIAIVGTGMVGRALAGGLASAGHDVVIGTRDPHDTMARTEPDRMGNPPFAEWHRHHAGIGLQPLTDVGAGAEIVINATSGMASLEALEAVGAEALADKPLIDVANPLDFSTGRLALFTTSTDSLAERIQRTFPDARVVKALNTMNASVMTSPSSIPGDHLAPIAGDDEDAKGAVRSLLADLGWRDEQILDLGALTAARGMEAWLLLWIELMQTLGTPRFNLSLSRP, encoded by the coding sequence GTGCGCATCGCGATCGTGGGTACGGGCATGGTCGGGCGGGCTCTCGCGGGGGGCCTGGCGTCGGCGGGTCACGACGTCGTCATCGGGACGCGAGATCCCCACGACACGATGGCGCGGACCGAACCCGACCGCATGGGCAACCCGCCCTTCGCCGAGTGGCACCGACACCACGCCGGCATCGGGTTACAGCCCCTGACGGACGTGGGTGCGGGTGCGGAGATCGTCATCAACGCGACCTCGGGGATGGCCTCGCTGGAGGCGCTCGAGGCCGTCGGCGCGGAGGCGCTCGCGGACAAGCCGCTGATCGACGTCGCGAACCCGCTCGACTTCTCGACCGGCAGGTTGGCGTTGTTCACGACCAGTACGGACAGCCTCGCCGAACGCATCCAGCGCACCTTCCCCGATGCGCGCGTGGTCAAGGCGCTGAACACGATGAACGCGTCGGTGATGACGTCCCCGTCGAGCATCCCGGGAGACCACCTCGCGCCCATCGCCGGTGACGATGAGGACGCGAAGGGCGCGGTGCGGTCGCTGCTCGCCGATCTGGGCTGGCGCGACGAGCAGATCCTGGACCTCGGGGCGCTGACCGCGGCCCGCGGCATGGAGGCCTGGCTGCTGCTGTGGATCGAACTGATGCAGACGCTGGGGACCCCGCGGTTCAACCTGTCACTGTCCCGTCCCTGA
- a CDS encoding NADH-quinone oxidoreductase subunit H, protein MAAGVWVAAMADRLLTARAAGAPLTGQLAAPWRRASLLLVQQQTTTERPDVTLWRLAPAMYGAMAATIVVPVPLTEGAVAADVRTGIVLIGAAEVGAMVAIFLNGWSANSYPALVGAYRILAMGLSYVLLSMFVLIAAALPAESLSVGAIVASQEPLWNVVRQPLGLPLWLIVGLGVAFWGPLELPDGRDLGGGTAAETAGAHRLVWELSRYAMLVAYAVVGAAVFLGGHHGPLLPGWAWMAVKSLGLLVALVASRQVVGRVPPERFVLWTWTVLLPLAFLDLLIAGLEALP, encoded by the coding sequence ATGGCCGCGGGAGTGTGGGTGGCGGCGATGGCCGATCGCCTGCTGACGGCACGCGCCGCCGGCGCCCCGCTGACGGGACAGCTCGCCGCACCCTGGCGACGCGCCAGCCTGCTCCTGGTACAGCAGCAGACGACGACCGAGCGCCCCGACGTGACGCTGTGGCGGCTCGCGCCGGCGATGTACGGAGCGATGGCGGCGACCATCGTTGTGCCGGTGCCCCTCACCGAGGGGGCCGTCGCGGCCGACGTGCGAACGGGCATCGTCCTGATCGGCGCGGCCGAGGTCGGAGCCATGGTCGCGATCTTCCTCAACGGCTGGTCCGCCAACAGCTACCCCGCACTCGTGGGCGCGTACCGCATCCTCGCCATGGGCCTGTCGTACGTGCTGCTGAGCATGTTCGTGCTCATCGCGGCCGCACTCCCGGCGGAGTCACTGTCGGTCGGCGCGATCGTGGCGTCGCAGGAGCCGCTCTGGAACGTGGTCCGACAGCCGCTCGGTCTGCCGCTGTGGCTCATCGTCGGTCTGGGTGTGGCGTTCTGGGGGCCGCTCGAGCTCCCGGATGGTCGCGACCTCGGAGGCGGGACCGCGGCCGAGACCGCCGGGGCGCACCGGCTCGTCTGGGAGCTGTCGCGCTACGCGATGCTCGTCGCCTACGCGGTGGTCGGCGCGGCCGTGTTCCTCGGCGGCCACCACGGCCCGCTCTTGCCGGGCTGGGCGTGGATGGCGGTGAAGTCGCTCGGGCTCCTCGTGGCGCTCGTGGCCAGTCGTCAGGTCGTGGGCCGCGTGCCCCCGGAACGGTTCGTGCTGTGGACGTGGACGGTGCTGCTGCCGCTGGCGTTCCTGGATCTGCTCATCGCCGGGCTCGAGGCGCTGCCGTGA
- a CDS encoding cation:proton antiporter yields the protein MTEAVLAAQETAAHGAFSVGNLLAVLVAAWAAGRLAVHVGYPAILGELIVGILLGPPLLGLLDSSDALTIIGDLGVILMMLYIGTEIDVRDLRRASVPGLLAAVGGFVVPFGLGFGLIMLTGGSAIAGLFVGSAVGVTSLATKSRILLDLKLLDTRIASVLMAGALLSDTATLIVFAGIIGFVELGAFDVFGTARVAGEAVAFFVVTGLIGALLLPRLGRLVARVSGNDRSLAFIFVLGSGLAFAEIAEYAGLHPILGAFVAGLFLRSEALGGRVFTEVNRTIHDISVGFLAPVFFVTAGFQIDLDVFRTDLALLLGVLAVAMFGKIGGTALFYIPTQYGWREGLVLGMAMNGRGAVEIIVAGIGLELGLISAELFTILVFMAIFTTATVPILLTAGVRWLRRHGELDRSESARRRVVLCGAGPLPRTIASQLGDARPVTLIDSNPDLCAQARREGLSAVRGDVLDAETMQRARIEEAGVFAAMTTNAEVNVLAARIAREEFFVPRVLAALRASMSAGLRSFSENAGAEPLFGGHVDIGLWEGWLTTNRTEIVTERVADEGDAQRLRAVWEVQRRGLPLVVLRGENRILFDTADDLEAGDEVVLLVRANPTGDHPSTSEEVGSVS from the coding sequence GTGACCGAAGCAGTGCTCGCCGCTCAGGAAACGGCGGCTCACGGGGCCTTCAGCGTCGGCAACCTGCTCGCCGTACTGGTAGCCGCATGGGCCGCTGGGCGGCTCGCCGTGCACGTCGGCTACCCGGCGATCCTGGGTGAACTCATCGTCGGCATCCTCCTCGGCCCACCGCTCCTGGGGCTGCTCGACAGTAGCGACGCGCTCACCATCATCGGTGACCTCGGGGTCATCCTGATGATGCTCTACATCGGCACCGAGATCGACGTCCGTGATCTCCGACGCGCCTCCGTGCCCGGTCTGCTCGCAGCGGTGGGTGGCTTCGTCGTCCCCTTCGGCCTGGGGTTCGGCCTGATCATGCTGACCGGTGGCTCCGCCATCGCCGGGCTGTTCGTCGGCAGTGCCGTCGGTGTGACGTCGTTGGCGACCAAGTCGCGCATCCTGCTCGACCTCAAGCTGCTCGATACCCGGATCGCGTCCGTGCTCATGGCGGGGGCGCTGCTGTCCGACACGGCGACGCTGATCGTGTTCGCCGGCATCATCGGATTCGTCGAACTCGGCGCGTTCGATGTGTTCGGCACTGCCCGGGTAGCGGGCGAAGCGGTGGCCTTCTTCGTCGTGACCGGCCTGATCGGTGCGCTCCTGCTCCCACGGCTGGGCCGCCTGGTAGCTCGCGTGTCCGGCAACGACCGCAGCCTCGCCTTCATCTTCGTGCTCGGCAGTGGACTCGCGTTCGCCGAGATAGCTGAGTACGCCGGTCTGCACCCCATCCTCGGCGCCTTCGTCGCGGGACTGTTCCTGCGCAGCGAGGCGCTCGGGGGCCGCGTCTTCACGGAGGTGAACCGGACCATCCACGACATCTCGGTCGGCTTCCTCGCGCCGGTGTTCTTCGTCACCGCTGGCTTCCAGATCGACCTCGACGTGTTCCGGACCGACCTGGCACTGCTGCTCGGCGTCCTCGCGGTGGCCATGTTCGGCAAGATCGGAGGCACCGCACTGTTCTACATCCCGACGCAGTACGGCTGGCGTGAGGGCCTGGTGCTCGGTATGGCGATGAACGGTCGCGGCGCGGTCGAGATCATCGTGGCCGGGATCGGTCTCGAGCTCGGGCTCATCTCGGCTGAGCTGTTCACGATCCTGGTCTTCATGGCCATCTTCACGACCGCGACCGTTCCGATCCTGTTGACGGCCGGCGTGCGATGGCTGCGTCGACACGGAGAGCTCGATCGCTCCGAGAGTGCCCGCCGCCGGGTCGTCCTCTGCGGCGCGGGACCGCTACCGCGCACGATCGCCTCGCAGCTGGGCGATGCCCGGCCGGTGACCCTCATCGACTCCAACCCCGACCTGTGCGCTCAAGCGCGGCGGGAGGGGCTCAGCGCCGTCAGAGGGGATGTGCTCGACGCCGAGACGATGCAGCGGGCACGGATCGAGGAGGCTGGGGTGTTCGCCGCGATGACGACCAACGCCGAGGTGAACGTGCTGGCGGCGCGCATCGCTCGCGAGGAGTTCTTCGTGCCGCGCGTGCTCGCGGCGTTGCGGGCCTCGATGAGCGCGGGCCTGCGCAGCTTCAGCGAGAACGCCGGGGCGGAGCCGCTGTTCGGTGGCCACGTCGACATCGGCCTGTGGGAGGGGTGGCTGACGACGAACCGGACCGAGATCGTCACCGAGAGGGTGGCGGACGAGGGCGACGCGCAGCGGCTGCGGGCGGTCTGGGAGGTTCAGCGACGCGGACTGCCACTGGTCGTGCTGCGCGGCGAGAACCGCATCCTCTTCGATACGGCCGACGATCTCGAGGCGGGGGACGAGGTCGTGCTCCTCGTCCGCGCGAACCCCACTGGAGATCATCCCTCGACGTCCGAAGAGGTCGGGTCCGTCAGCTGA
- a CDS encoding NADH-quinone oxidoreductase subunit J: MVRATFALLASFVNVGAMMVLLVAEYLGVALLFMMTVEMTVMAIFMVAFMMNPAGLNPMQMVHQHTVAIVAGALTFIGLAALALLADWPDDPVAAHVDAVPSTTIEDLGTELLGGSMLVFESAGVTLLATMIGAVILSSRRGRYGPSDEGSTPPPLDPDDPHGRTAEPQPATDQGGHHHHH; this comes from the coding sequence ATGGTCCGAGCGACGTTCGCGCTGCTCGCGTCGTTCGTCAACGTCGGCGCGATGATGGTGCTGCTCGTCGCCGAGTACCTCGGCGTCGCGCTGCTGTTCATGATGACGGTCGAGATGACCGTCATGGCCATCTTCATGGTGGCGTTCATGATGAACCCTGCTGGCCTGAACCCGATGCAGATGGTCCACCAGCACACGGTCGCGATCGTCGCGGGCGCGCTGACCTTCATCGGACTCGCCGCCCTCGCGCTGCTCGCCGACTGGCCCGATGACCCCGTCGCCGCCCACGTCGACGCTGTGCCGAGCACGACCATCGAGGATCTCGGCACCGAGCTGCTCGGTGGCTCGATGCTCGTGTTCGAGTCGGCGGGGGTGACGCTGCTCGCGACCATGATCGGGGCGGTGATCCTGTCCTCACGTCGGGGACGCTACGGCCCGTCCGACGAGGGCTCGACACCGCCACCGCTCGACCCTGACGACCCTCACGGCCGCACGGCGGAACCGCAGCCGGCGACCGATCAGGGCGGCCACCACCATCACCACTGA